TCCTTATGACATCCCATCTCCAGTGTAACATCTGTacatatacaaaataataatcgaccgTCACAATCTTAAAATTCAAGATCAGTGATACCAGGCGAGAAGAACTTATGAGTCGTAGATTAATCCGAGAATAAGAGTATGACTATAGTTTATAGAGTTGGTCCACTTCACgtcggttcctttgatcgtatcgCCAATGTAGCCACGTTGTTTTAAAAAGTTTTAACGAATGTATAGTAATAGCACTGATTATAAAAGGATCGATACGAAGCACTAATTTCATGGAAAAAATTTAGATAAGAAAATAATAGTTAGtggcatatttttatttacgattGGAATATTAGAAACATGtctaaaaaaatgaaatttaatgtATCAAATAAATTAATTCTACATAAAATTAACATTTTATGTATTAATTCAAAATCAATACACGTGTCTTCAATTccataatagaattttttgtttttaaattccgcAATCCCCAAAGAAATTCTATTATCCTTATACGAATGCATTAATTCATTATACATATGCATACATATAGAtgctatatacatatgtatagagGATTCCGCCATGTTCTTGGTTGTATTGATGGTGTATTCGCATGAAACCTCGGAGAAAACAAAAATTGTGGGAGTGAATCAACTGTATAACTGTGGTAGGGATGTAAACACTCGTGAGCTTTCTTCTCTTGGATAGACAGTAAGTTATATTCCCTCACTCCCATTTCCAATCGGAGGAGAAATTCCCAAAAATTATTCTCGCCTGGTATCACTATTCGAGACTTTAACAAACGATTAAAGTCGATTACTTGTCTGTTCTACGATCGGggatcaaaataaaaataatgcacAAATTTGTTTGTCATGAGTGTTATGTTGTAAATCATGTCGTTACTATGATTGTTCGTTAAATATCTTGCGTCCTTGTAAAGACATTTAAATTATTCATAAATTTAATGCATCTACTTTCAAATTCTTGACAAAAACGCGCGTGCGATTTTTAGGTTATGTGCATAAGATGTACGCTTCTACAAGAAACTTGTGTTTATTTATCGTAATTTCAGGTAAGATAAACCATGATAGTTTTTCCACGATTCACCGGTAACAAgcaaatttcaattttcttcaTTTATTTAGCTCAAATGATAAATGTCTTCGGTCGGATGGACAAATGTGAGTTAACACAAGCGATCCTTTTTAAAAATCCGGATCAAGGATCCGAGCCTGATCCAAACGAAGAAAAAAATGTAGAAGATAGTAAAACTGTTGAATCCAACGTGACAGTGAACAATTCTACCTCTAATATGACTAAAGTTAATTGTTTGATGGATAAAGTTTATGGGCCAGTAGAAGTAAGATTTCAGAGtagtttatatattatataatattttatatataaaatatacaaaaataattatatacatTAACTGTTACAGCTTGTCAATGCAACCAGGCTAATGAAATTATTAATCTTAGAACCTGGTCCAACAAATAGAAGCATAAATAGTAAGGAAAGTAAACTGTTACCAGGAACATGCGTAATAGTATTATTTTATGCAAGATGGTGTATATTTAGTAGTCAAGCTGCACCGCATTTCAATGCATTACCACGTTCATTTCCACATCTCAGAGCAGTAGCAATCGATGCTATAAAATACCAACAGTAATGCTTTAAACTGTTACATTATATTTGAAAGTAGCATAATGAACAAGTTCAtgtaaaattaatgttttattgTTCCTACAGCTTTAATGCCCAGTACGGAATTGTTGGTGTTCCCACACTGATGCTTGTCCACAATGGGAAACCAGTAGCAAAATTTAACAATACTGTCTACACTCTAGAATTTTTTGCAAGATTTATAACGCACATAACTAATCTACAACCAAATGGATCATTATATGTTACATCTTCAGATTCTTCTGGTCCTGTTTCCAGTATACCTTCGAATGAAACAGATTACTGTCTAGTCCTTTCATGGGTCTTTATCGCGGCATGTGCTATTTATTTTACATTGCAAAGTAGATGGTGGCAGCGATTTGTAGAATTAGTCCAGAATACGTGGCGTGAAAGTAATGCACAACACGAGCATGCTGATTAAGACATTAAAAGAGACTATTTGTTGTTCCATGCACAACAGCATGGCTTAAAATACAAACTCATGGTATTAAAAGATTAAATTACGTGATAATGTTTGTGGTAATTGTTAATTAAGACAATGTAAA
This genomic window from Colletes latitarsis isolate SP2378_abdomen chromosome 8, iyColLati1, whole genome shotgun sequence contains:
- the Bug gene encoding thioredoxin domain-containing protein bug, translating into MYASTRNLCLFIVISAQMINVFGRMDKCELTQAILFKNPDQGSEPDPNEEKNVEDSKTVESNVTVNNSTSNMTKVNCLMDKVYGPVELVNATRLMKLLILEPGPTNRSINSKESKLLPGTCVIVLFYARWCIFSSQAAPHFNALPRSFPHLRAVAIDAIKYQHFNAQYGIVGVPTLMLVHNGKPVAKFNNTVYTLEFFARFITHITNLQPNGSLYVTSSDSSGPVSSIPSNETDYCLVLSWVFIAACAIYFTLQSRWWQRFVELVQNTWRESNAQHEHAD